Proteins encoded together in one Halorubellus sp. JP-L1 window:
- a CDS encoding 2-oxoacid:acceptor oxidoreductase subunit alpha, producing the protein MAEDFNWAIGGEAGDGIDSTGKIFAQALSRAGRHVFTSKDFASRIRGGYTAYKVRTSVDDIQSVVDRLDLLVALTQRTIDENLDELHENSAIIYDGERSWEAEIPDEMYAVDVPLKSLAEEAGGAIMRNVVALGAACELADFPIENLDESLEKRFGDKGEKIVENNKEAARLGKQYVQDEYGTLSTEDFDFELETTDADYVLLNGDEAIGMGAIAAGCRFYAGYPITPATDVMEYLKGRIEHFGGQVVQAEDELSAINMALGAARAGARSMTATSGPGIDLMTETFGLVATSETPLVIADVMRSGPSTGMPTKQEQGDLNMALYGGHGEIPRFVLAPTTIDECFWKTVEAFNLAEKYQLPVYLLADLSLAVTEQTFAPEAFDMDAVEVERGKVVDDAEIEAWLDEEGRFTPHAATEDGISPRAFPGTVDGAHMSTGLEHNELGRRTEDTDVRMEQVEKRQRKVDTAIEREDWNVREYGNPDADTLVVSWGSNEGALVEALETLEANDVDVRVLSVPYIYPRPDLSEDVAAANQTIVVECNATGQFADLVEHDVLERVDRVNKYDGVRFKADELAVDIEAAMEEA; encoded by the coding sequence ATGGCTGAGGACTTCAACTGGGCTATCGGAGGCGAGGCCGGCGACGGGATCGACTCCACAGGCAAGATCTTCGCCCAGGCGCTCTCGCGGGCGGGGCGCCACGTATTCACCTCCAAGGACTTCGCGTCGCGAATCCGCGGCGGGTACACCGCGTACAAGGTTCGGACGAGCGTCGACGACATCCAGAGCGTCGTCGACCGACTCGACCTCCTGGTGGCCCTGACGCAGCGAACGATCGACGAGAACCTCGACGAACTCCACGAGAACTCCGCGATCATCTACGACGGCGAACGGTCCTGGGAGGCCGAGATCCCGGACGAGATGTACGCCGTCGACGTCCCCCTCAAGAGCCTCGCGGAAGAGGCCGGCGGGGCGATCATGCGTAACGTCGTCGCGCTCGGCGCGGCGTGCGAGCTCGCGGACTTCCCGATCGAGAACCTCGACGAGTCCCTCGAGAAGCGCTTCGGGGACAAGGGCGAGAAGATCGTCGAGAACAACAAGGAGGCCGCGCGCCTCGGGAAGCAGTACGTCCAGGACGAGTACGGGACGCTCTCGACCGAGGACTTCGACTTCGAGCTGGAGACGACGGACGCGGACTACGTGCTCCTGAACGGCGACGAGGCGATCGGGATGGGCGCCATCGCCGCAGGCTGCCGGTTCTACGCGGGCTACCCGATCACGCCCGCGACGGACGTGATGGAGTACCTCAAGGGCCGCATCGAGCACTTCGGCGGGCAGGTCGTGCAGGCCGAGGACGAGCTCTCCGCGATCAACATGGCGCTCGGTGCGGCGCGAGCGGGCGCGCGGTCGATGACGGCGACGTCCGGTCCCGGGATCGACCTGATGACGGAGACGTTCGGGCTGGTCGCTACCTCGGAGACGCCGCTCGTCATCGCGGACGTGATGCGTAGCGGGCCCTCCACGGGGATGCCGACGAAGCAGGAACAGGGCGACCTCAACATGGCGCTGTACGGCGGGCACGGCGAGATCCCGCGGTTCGTCCTCGCGCCGACGACGATCGACGAGTGCTTCTGGAAGACCGTCGAGGCGTTCAACCTCGCGGAGAAGTACCAGCTCCCGGTCTACCTGCTCGCGGACCTGAGTCTCGCGGTGACCGAACAGACGTTCGCGCCGGAGGCGTTCGACATGGACGCGGTCGAGGTCGAGCGCGGGAAGGTCGTGGACGACGCCGAGATCGAGGCGTGGCTCGACGAGGAAGGTCGGTTCACGCCGCACGCCGCCACCGAGGACGGCATCAGTCCGCGGGCGTTCCCCGGAACGGTCGACGGTGCGCACATGAGTACGGGCCTGGAGCACAACGAGCTCGGGCGTCGGACGGAGGACACGGACGTCCGCATGGAGCAGGTCGAGAAACGCCAGCGGAAGGTCGACACCGCCATCGAGCGCGAGGACTGGAACGTCCGCGAGTACGGGAACCCGGACGCCGACACGCTCGTCGTCTCGTGGGGGTCGAACGAGGGCGCGCTCGTCGAGGCGCTGGAGACGCTGGAGGCGAACGACGTCGACGTTCGCGTGCTGTCCGTGCCGTACATCTACCCGCGGCCGGACCTCAGCGAGGACGTCGCGGCCGCGAACCAGACGATCGTCGTGGAGTGCAACGCGACGGGGCAGTTCGCTGACCTCGTCGAGCACGACGTCCTGGAGCGCGTGGATCGAGTGAACAAGTACGACGGCGTGCGGTTCAAGGCCGACGAACTCGCCGTCGACATCGAAGCCGCGATGGAGGAGGCCTAA
- a CDS encoding NUDIX domain-containing protein, which yields MAPEYVNREAVRERVARLLDEYGREGVGVSIAREEPDEEFETLRGYADEGYLGGGYCFVVREEADHPGFSETMPDDAATDGDRVLLALGRYDETWGPPGGGRETGETFEEAAEREVREEVGVDCTVTDVVAIRHVTVVDPESDDEIHLAYVAFEAAYDGGTIDVQETEVAGAGWFGALPERLHEYAAFYEHDWAP from the coding sequence ATGGCCCCCGAGTACGTGAACCGCGAGGCGGTCCGCGAGCGCGTCGCCCGGTTGCTCGACGAGTACGGGCGCGAGGGCGTCGGCGTGTCGATCGCCCGCGAGGAGCCCGACGAGGAGTTCGAGACGCTCCGCGGGTACGCCGACGAGGGCTACCTCGGCGGCGGGTACTGCTTCGTCGTCCGCGAGGAGGCAGACCACCCGGGGTTCTCGGAGACGATGCCGGACGACGCCGCGACCGACGGCGACAGGGTCCTGCTCGCGCTCGGCCGGTACGACGAGACGTGGGGGCCGCCCGGTGGCGGTCGCGAGACCGGGGAGACGTTCGAGGAGGCCGCGGAACGCGAGGTCCGCGAGGAAGTCGGCGTCGACTGCACCGTCACCGACGTCGTCGCTATCCGGCACGTCACCGTCGTCGACCCCGAGAGCGACGACGAGATCCACCTCGCGTACGTCGCGTTCGAGGCCGCGTACGACGGCGGAACGATAGACGTGCAGGAGACGGAGGTCGCGGGCGCGGGATGGTTCGGCGCGCTCCCGGAGCGACTCCACGAGTACGCGGCGTTCTACGAGCACGACTGGGCGCCCTGA
- a CDS encoding DNA topoisomerase I, with protein sequence MELIVTEKDNAARRIADILSGESATATRENDVNVYEWGGKRCVGLSGHVVGVDFPPEYSDWRDVEPVELIDASVEKTPTKQNIVATIRLLARRADTVTIATDYDREGELIGKEAYEIVREVNDDVPIQRVRFSSITDREVTEAFANPDDIDFDLAAAGEARQIIDLVWGAALTRFLSLSARQLGEDFISVGRVQSPTLRLIVDREREIEAFDPTDYWELFADLTKATDDSFEAQYFYRDEDGNEAERVLDEDEADAVLEALQDAATATVTDVDRRTRTDDPPAPFNTTQFIRAAGSLGYTAKRAMSIAEDLYTAGYITYPRTDNTVYPEDLDPAELLEEFVNHRELGDSAESLLEAEELSPTEGDEETTDHPPIHPTGEIPVRGTDVDDDEWEVYELVVRRFYATVADPAKWEHLKVVADAAGRTLKANGKRLVEAGYHDVYPYFSTSENYVPDVTVDEELDLADPRLEAKQTQPPRRYGQSRLIETMEDMGIGTKATRHETIEKLYNRGYVENDPPVPTALAKAVVEAAEEYADRVVSEDMTAQLEQDMDAIASGDASLEDVTDESREMLESVFENLRDKQAEIGTHLQESLKADKTLGECPESGHALLLRRSRGGSYFVGCDGYPDCEYTLPLPSKGKPLLQDSECEEHGLREVKMLAGRQTFVHGCPLCAKERSGEGPIIGECPDCGEEHGGELAVKTLEAGTRLVGCTRYPDCDYSLPLPRRGDIEVTDETCDEHDLPHIEIRDGEDDDDPWELGCPICNYHEYQERESESGTGLEAVDGIGAKTAEKLAAAGIESLDALTDADPDQIAGSVDGVSEDQIRTWQAKA encoded by the coding sequence ATGGAACTGATCGTCACGGAGAAGGACAACGCCGCGAGACGCATCGCGGACATCCTCAGCGGCGAGAGTGCGACCGCGACGCGCGAGAACGACGTGAACGTCTACGAGTGGGGCGGCAAGCGCTGCGTCGGCCTGAGCGGGCACGTCGTCGGCGTGGACTTCCCGCCCGAGTACAGCGACTGGCGGGACGTCGAACCGGTCGAACTCATCGACGCCAGCGTCGAGAAGACGCCGACGAAGCAGAACATCGTCGCCACCATCCGCCTGCTCGCGCGGCGCGCGGACACCGTCACGATCGCGACCGACTACGACCGCGAGGGCGAACTCATCGGGAAGGAAGCCTACGAGATCGTTCGCGAGGTCAACGACGACGTCCCCATCCAGCGCGTGCGGTTCTCCTCCATCACGGACCGCGAGGTGACGGAGGCGTTCGCGAACCCGGACGACATCGACTTTGACCTCGCGGCCGCCGGCGAGGCCCGCCAGATCATCGACCTCGTCTGGGGCGCCGCCCTCACGCGATTCCTCTCGCTGTCCGCGCGCCAGCTCGGCGAGGACTTCATCAGCGTCGGCCGCGTGCAATCGCCGACGCTACGGTTGATCGTCGACCGCGAGCGCGAAATCGAGGCGTTCGACCCGACCGACTACTGGGAGCTGTTCGCGGACCTGACGAAGGCAACCGACGACTCGTTCGAGGCGCAGTACTTCTACCGGGACGAGGACGGGAACGAGGCCGAGCGCGTCCTCGACGAGGACGAGGCCGACGCCGTCCTGGAGGCGCTCCAGGACGCCGCGACGGCGACGGTGACGGACGTCGACCGGCGGACGCGCACTGACGACCCGCCCGCGCCGTTCAACACCACGCAGTTCATCCGCGCCGCCGGCTCGCTCGGCTACACCGCGAAGCGCGCGATGAGCATCGCCGAGGACCTCTACACCGCCGGCTACATCACGTACCCCCGGACCGACAACACGGTGTACCCCGAGGACCTCGACCCCGCGGAGCTCTTGGAGGAGTTCGTGAACCACCGCGAACTCGGCGACAGCGCCGAGAGCCTGCTCGAAGCGGAGGAGCTCTCGCCGACGGAAGGCGACGAGGAGACGACCGACCACCCGCCGATCCATCCGACCGGCGAGATCCCCGTTCGCGGGACGGACGTCGACGACGACGAGTGGGAGGTGTACGAGCTCGTCGTCCGCCGGTTCTACGCGACGGTCGCCGACCCCGCGAAGTGGGAGCACCTCAAGGTCGTCGCCGACGCGGCAGGCAGGACGCTGAAGGCGAACGGGAAGCGCCTCGTCGAGGCGGGCTATCACGACGTCTACCCGTACTTCTCCACCTCGGAGAACTACGTCCCCGACGTCACCGTCGACGAGGAACTCGACCTCGCCGACCCGCGGCTGGAAGCGAAGCAGACCCAGCCGCCGCGCCGGTACGGCCAGAGTCGCCTCATCGAGACGATGGAGGACATGGGCATCGGGACGAAGGCGACGCGACACGAGACCATCGAGAAGTTGTACAACCGGGGGTACGTGGAGAACGACCCGCCGGTCCCGACCGCGCTCGCGAAGGCCGTCGTCGAGGCCGCCGAGGAGTACGCGGACCGCGTCGTCAGCGAGGACATGACCGCGCAACTCGAGCAGGACATGGACGCGATCGCGAGCGGCGACGCCTCGCTCGAGGACGTCACGGACGAGTCCCGCGAGATGCTCGAATCGGTGTTCGAGAACCTCCGCGACAAGCAGGCGGAGATCGGCACGCACCTCCAGGAGAGCCTGAAGGCGGACAAGACCCTCGGCGAGTGCCCGGAGAGCGGGCACGCACTCCTGCTGCGGCGCTCGCGCGGCGGCAGCTACTTCGTCGGCTGCGACGGCTACCCGGACTGCGAGTACACGCTCCCGCTGCCGAGCAAGGGGAAACCGCTCCTCCAGGACAGCGAGTGCGAGGAGCACGGGCTCCGCGAGGTGAAGATGCTCGCGGGCCGCCAGACGTTCGTCCACGGTTGCCCGCTCTGCGCGAAGGAACGCTCCGGCGAAGGCCCCATCATCGGCGAGTGTCCGGATTGTGGAGAAGAGCACGGCGGCGAACTGGCGGTGAAGACGCTCGAAGCCGGCACCAGACTGGTCGGGTGTACGCGCTACCCCGACTGCGACTACTCGCTCCCCCTCCCGCGTCGCGGCGACATCGAAGTCACCGACGAGACGTGCGACGAACACGACCTCCCCCACATCGAGATCCGCGACGGCGAAGACGACGACGACCCCTGGGAACTCGGCTGCCCCATCTGCAACTACCACGAGTACCAGGAACGCGAGAGCGAGAGCGGAACGGGGTTAGAGGCCGTCGACGGCATCGGCGCGAAGACCGCCGA
- a CDS encoding ATP-binding protein translates to MTGGFDGATGTSAVGEDAVVLLVGGDDALAERVASRLSSSTLDVTVRTVGDRTDVLEAVADVDCVVSTAPLGDDEFLEAVRARDPRLPFVSYAPVDDVAELLDALAMGFTDVVPREGETSVGVLAKRVTAAVEGARVRERASAQATALRAERDRFAALFEHIPEPTVFYEIVDGRPVTTDVNPAFESVFGYDAETLQGDVVDDYIVPESKANEAATLNDRIADGEHLDLEVRRATADGEREFLLRDVPVPESDGMRGYAIYTDITTQREREDRLREATSRLEAQNERLEAFTGVVSHDLRHPLSVAMTYTELLKERHDDEDLEALDGALARMDDLIQDLLALAQQGTDAQDRQLLGLADVARDAWSAVDTETATLDVSLGDAAVRADESRLRQLFENLFANSVEHGSTSNPMQSDDSVEHGQETSDDRGGLVVTVGVIDDDDRRGFYVADDGVGIPADERDRVLEQGYSGGSGTGFGLAIVDAVADAHDWTVTVESSVDGGVRFAFTDVDLVT, encoded by the coding sequence ATGACTGGGGGGTTCGACGGTGCGACTGGGACGTCGGCTGTCGGGGAGGACGCCGTGGTGTTGCTGGTCGGGGGAGACGACGCGCTGGCCGAGCGAGTCGCGTCGCGGCTGTCGTCGTCGACGCTGGACGTGACGGTCCGTACCGTCGGCGATCGGACGGACGTGCTCGAGGCAGTCGCGGACGTGGATTGCGTGGTGAGTACCGCGCCGCTCGGCGACGACGAGTTCCTGGAGGCGGTTCGGGCGCGCGACCCACGGCTGCCGTTCGTCTCGTACGCGCCCGTCGACGACGTCGCGGAGTTACTGGACGCGCTCGCGATGGGGTTCACGGACGTCGTGCCGCGCGAGGGGGAGACGTCGGTGGGCGTGCTCGCCAAACGCGTGACGGCAGCGGTCGAGGGGGCGCGGGTTCGCGAGCGAGCGAGCGCGCAAGCGACGGCGTTGCGCGCCGAACGCGACCGGTTCGCGGCGCTGTTCGAGCACATCCCTGAGCCGACGGTGTTCTACGAGATCGTCGACGGCCGGCCGGTCACGACCGACGTGAACCCGGCGTTCGAGTCGGTGTTCGGGTACGACGCCGAGACCCTACAGGGCGACGTGGTCGACGACTACATCGTCCCGGAATCGAAGGCGAACGAGGCGGCGACGCTGAACGACCGAATCGCGGACGGCGAGCATCTGGACTTGGAGGTGCGGCGGGCGACGGCCGACGGCGAACGCGAGTTCCTCCTGCGGGACGTCCCGGTTCCGGAGAGCGACGGGATGCGAGGGTACGCGATCTACACGGACATCACGACCCAGCGCGAGCGCGAGGACCGACTGCGGGAGGCGACGTCGCGCCTGGAGGCCCAGAACGAGCGCCTGGAGGCGTTCACGGGCGTCGTCAGTCACGACCTCCGACATCCGTTGAGCGTCGCGATGACGTACACGGAACTGCTCAAGGAGCGCCACGACGACGAAGACCTGGAGGCTCTCGACGGAGCGCTGGCGCGGATGGACGACCTCATCCAGGACCTCCTCGCGCTCGCCCAGCAGGGAACGGACGCCCAGGACCGCCAGTTGCTGGGGCTCGCGGACGTCGCCCGGGACGCATGGTCCGCGGTGGACACCGAGACGGCCACGCTCGACGTCTCGCTGGGCGACGCCGCGGTACGCGCCGACGAGAGCCGGCTCCGCCAGCTCTTCGAGAACCTCTTCGCGAACAGCGTCGAGCACGGCTCGACGAGCAACCCGATGCAGTCCGATGACAGCGTCGAACACGGCCAGGAGACGTCGGACGACCGGGGCGGCCTCGTGGTAACGGTCGGCGTCATCGACGACGACGACCGTCGCGGATTCTACGTCGCGGACGATGGCGTCGGCATCCCCGCGGACGAACGCGACCGCGTCCTCGAGCAGGGGTACAGCGGCGGGAGTGGCACGGGGTTCGGGCTCGCGATCGTCGACGCCGTCGCGGACGCACACGACTGGACGGTGACCGTCGAGTCGAGCGTCGACGGCGGCGTCCGGTTCGCGTTCACCGACGTCGACCTCGTCACGTGA
- the gatB gene encoding Asp-tRNA(Asn)/Glu-tRNA(Gln) amidotransferase subunit GatB translates to MSAQSAETTELTTVIGLEVHVQLETDTKIFCGCPTAPTDDANTQTCPVCLGLPGALPVLNEAAVEAAVKVGKAIDAEIPEETRFHRKNYFYPDLPKNFQITQYDEPICADGELEIRVGGERRTVGIRRAHLEEDPGSLQHVGGTIDTADYTLVNYNRAGTPLMEIVTKPDFRAPEETRAFLEKLEEVLEYLGVFDASRDGSLRIDANLSLVPSDAVDEDGQISEAVLEEANRTEVKNISSHKGAETALQYEEGRQKDLMRRGKAVAQETRHFNETHGSTVSMRSKEEEKDYRYFEEADLPPLQVSGWKEEISIPELPDARRERFREEYGLSEEAASKLTSTKQVADFFEDVAASFDADLAATWVADELLGELNYRDMAVTELGDRLNEVERLVELVAEEEITAKNAREVVLRGMLDDGDSPDEVVEREDLGKTDEDAVAAAVREAIEENPEAVADYEEGDDGAINFLVGQVMGKTGGSADPGTVNEELRAALDS, encoded by the coding sequence ATGAGTGCGCAGAGCGCGGAGACCACGGAGCTGACGACGGTCATCGGGCTGGAGGTCCACGTCCAGCTGGAGACTGACACGAAGATATTCTGTGGGTGTCCGACGGCGCCGACCGACGACGCGAACACGCAGACGTGCCCGGTCTGTCTCGGGCTTCCGGGGGCACTCCCGGTGCTGAACGAGGCGGCGGTGGAGGCCGCGGTGAAGGTCGGGAAGGCGATCGACGCGGAGATCCCCGAGGAGACGCGGTTCCACCGGAAGAACTACTTCTATCCCGACTTGCCGAAGAACTTCCAGATCACGCAGTACGACGAACCGATCTGTGCGGACGGCGAACTCGAGATCCGCGTCGGCGGGGAGCGCCGGACGGTCGGCATCCGTCGCGCGCACCTCGAGGAGGACCCGGGGAGTCTCCAGCACGTCGGCGGAACCATCGACACCGCGGACTACACGCTCGTGAACTACAACCGGGCGGGGACGCCGCTGATGGAGATCGTGACGAAGCCGGACTTCCGCGCACCCGAGGAGACGCGCGCGTTCCTCGAGAAGCTCGAGGAGGTCCTCGAGTACCTCGGCGTGTTCGACGCGAGTCGCGACGGGAGTCTCCGCATCGACGCGAACCTGTCGCTCGTCCCGAGCGACGCCGTCGACGAGGACGGACAGATCAGCGAGGCCGTCCTGGAGGAGGCGAACCGGACGGAGGTGAAGAACATCTCGAGTCACAAGGGCGCGGAGACCGCACTCCAGTACGAGGAGGGCCGCCAGAAGGACCTGATGCGGCGCGGGAAAGCCGTCGCGCAGGAGACCCGGCACTTCAACGAGACCCATGGGTCGACGGTGTCGATGCGGTCGAAGGAGGAGGAGAAGGACTACCGGTACTTCGAGGAAGCCGACCTGCCGCCGCTGCAGGTCTCGGGGTGGAAGGAAGAGATCTCGATCCCCGAGTTGCCGGACGCGCGACGGGAGCGGTTCCGCGAAGAGTACGGGTTGAGCGAGGAAGCAGCGTCGAAGTTGACGTCGACGAAGCAAGTCGCGGACTTCTTCGAGGACGTCGCGGCGTCGTTCGACGCGGACCTGGCGGCGACGTGGGTGGCGGACGAACTCCTCGGCGAACTCAACTACCGCGACATGGCGGTGACGGAACTCGGCGACCGGCTGAACGAGGTCGAGCGTCTCGTGGAGCTGGTGGCCGAGGAGGAGATCACGGCGAAGAACGCGCGCGAGGTCGTGCTCCGGGGGATGCTCGACGACGGCGATTCGCCCGACGAGGTCGTCGAGCGCGAGGACCTGGGGAAGACCGACGAGGACGCGGTCGCGGCCGCCGTCCGGGAGGCGATCGAGGAGAACCCGGAGGCGGTTGCGGACTACGAGGAGGGCGACGACGGTGCGATCAACTTCCTCGTCGGGCAAGTGATGGGGAAGACGGGCGGGAGCGCGGACCCGGGGACGGTCAACGAGGAGCTGCGGGCGGCACTGGACTCCTAA
- a CDS encoding NUDIX hydrolase: MSERSTTEPPEPGRETAYDVDALRQRYGPAPVVRRCFEEADASEFVADAERDALGGARVVIRRARDGAVLYVNVRGDDAEWDVPGGGRDPGETPEATAVREVHEEVGLAVDVDDLACVHHLTFQDGDASATGVWTHFVATVSDPEPLDVQESELAATTWRETPPEDVDEFLAFALDAIRDR; encoded by the coding sequence ATGTCCGAGCGCTCCACGACGGAACCGCCCGAGCCCGGTCGCGAGACCGCGTACGACGTCGACGCGCTCCGCCAGCGGTACGGTCCGGCCCCCGTCGTGCGGCGGTGCTTCGAGGAGGCGGACGCGAGCGAGTTCGTCGCGGACGCCGAGCGGGACGCGCTCGGCGGTGCTCGCGTCGTGATCCGTCGAGCGCGAGACGGCGCCGTCCTCTACGTGAACGTCCGCGGCGACGACGCCGAGTGGGACGTCCCCGGCGGCGGTCGCGACCCCGGCGAGACGCCGGAGGCCACCGCCGTCCGCGAGGTCCACGAGGAAGTCGGGCTCGCCGTCGACGTCGACGACCTGGCGTGCGTCCACCACCTGACGTTCCAGGACGGCGACGCGTCCGCGACTGGCGTCTGGACGCACTTCGTCGCGACCGTCTCCGACCCCGAACCCCTCGACGTCCAGGAATCCGAGCTCGCGGCGACGACGTGGCGCGAGACCCCACCCGAGGACGTCGACGAGTTCCTCGCGTTCGCACTGGACGCCATCCGCGACCGCTGA
- a CDS encoding 2-oxoacid:ferredoxin oxidoreductase subunit beta produces MSSEVKFTDFKSDKQPTWCPGCGDFGTMNGMMKALAETGNSPDDTFVVAGIGCSGKIGTYMHSYALHGVHGRALPVGTGVKLANPDLEVMVAGGDGDGYSIGAGHFVHAVRRNVDMTYVVMDNRIYGLTKGQASPTSRSDFETSTTPEGPQQPPVNPLALAFASGASFIAQSFSSDALRHQEIVQAAIEHDGFGFVNVFSPCVTFNDVDTYDYFRDSLVDLEEEGHDPTDRDAAKEKILEADKEYMGVIWQDEDATSYEATHGVDANMSEIPDGAPDGAMDLVREFY; encoded by the coding sequence ATGAGTAGCGAAGTCAAATTCACGGACTTCAAGTCCGACAAGCAACCGACGTGGTGTCCCGGGTGCGGTGACTTCGGGACGATGAACGGCATGATGAAAGCACTCGCGGAGACCGGGAACTCGCCGGACGACACGTTCGTCGTCGCGGGCATCGGGTGCTCGGGGAAGATCGGGACGTACATGCACTCGTACGCGCTCCACGGCGTGCACGGGCGTGCGCTCCCGGTCGGGACGGGCGTGAAGCTCGCGAACCCCGACCTCGAAGTGATGGTCGCCGGCGGCGACGGCGACGGGTACTCGATCGGTGCGGGGCACTTCGTGCACGCGGTCCGCCGGAACGTCGACATGACGTACGTCGTCATGGACAACCGCATCTACGGGCTGACGAAGGGGCAGGCGTCGCCCACGTCGCGCTCGGACTTCGAGACGAGCACGACGCCCGAGGGCCCCCAGCAGCCGCCTGTCAACCCGCTCGCGCTCGCGTTCGCGTCCGGGGCGTCCTTCATCGCGCAGTCGTTCAGCAGTGACGCACTCCGCCACCAGGAGATCGTCCAGGCGGCGATCGAGCACGACGGGTTCGGGTTCGTGAACGTCTTCAGTCCGTGCGTGACGTTCAACGACGTCGACACGTACGACTACTTCCGGGATTCCCTCGTGGACCTCGAAGAAGAAGGTCACGACCCGACGGACCGCGACGCCGCGAAGGAGAAGATCCTCGAAGCGGACAAAGAGTACATGGGCGTCATCTGGCAGGACGAGGACGCCACGTCCTACGAGGCCACCCACGGCGTCGACGCGAACATGAGCGAGATCCCCGACGGCGCGCCCGACGGCGCGATGGACCTCGTCCGCGAGTTCTACTAG
- a CDS encoding FAD-dependent oxidoreductase, protein MDEYEVVVAGVRDVGPQTVAMDVETPAGFSALPGQFVVVKAPVDDEVVDRYYTVSSPDTEGTFELTVEVDPDGDVTPWLADREAGDELTVAGPLGDVCYDDGGDVLVVAGGPGVGPAVAIAERAVDRGHSVAVVYEDDGFVHEDRLHALEDAGAAVAFLDETAPDREDALVDALGAHADIGDAYVFGFKEFCGTARDALVDAGVDEDAVHVESFG, encoded by the coding sequence ATGGACGAGTACGAGGTCGTCGTCGCTGGCGTGCGCGACGTCGGACCGCAGACGGTCGCGATGGACGTGGAGACGCCCGCGGGGTTCTCGGCACTTCCCGGCCAGTTCGTCGTGGTGAAGGCGCCGGTCGACGACGAGGTCGTGGACCGCTACTACACGGTCTCGTCGCCGGACACCGAGGGCACGTTCGAGCTGACGGTCGAGGTCGACCCCGACGGGGACGTGACGCCGTGGCTCGCCGACCGCGAGGCGGGTGACGAGCTGACGGTCGCGGGCCCGCTCGGCGATGTCTGCTACGACGACGGCGGCGACGTCCTCGTGGTCGCCGGCGGACCCGGTGTCGGGCCGGCGGTCGCCATCGCCGAGCGCGCGGTCGACCGCGGGCACTCGGTCGCGGTCGTCTACGAGGACGACGGGTTCGTGCACGAGGACCGCCTGCACGCCCTCGAGGACGCGGGCGCGGCCGTCGCGTTCCTCGACGAGACCGCTCCCGATCGCGAGGACGCGCTCGTCGACGCACTCGGCGCGCACGCCGACATCGGGGACGCGTACGTCTTCGGGTTCAAGGAGTTCTGTGGCACCGCCCGCGACGCGCTCGTCGACGCCGGCGTCGACGAGGACGCCGTCCACGTCGAGAGCTTCGGGTAG